The nucleotide sequence CTCCTCTATACCGCCTGACCCTCGAACGCTTTTTCTGCTGATGCGCTCTCTTCTGAATCGCCTGGCCGTTGGTGGCGCTCTCGCCGCGCTGGTGCCGCTCACGCTGTCCGCGCAGTCGTTGCGCGAGCAGACGGCGCGCCGTTCCACGCCGGTGGCCCCCGCCGGTGTCAGCCAGATCGTGTCGATCAACCCGGTGATGCCGATTCTGGGCTTCTTTCAGGGCGAGTACGAGGCGCGGATGCAGGACAACCTCGCCTTCGCGGCGTCGGCGTCGTACACCGAGTTCGACAACGTGCGCTACACGAATCTCGACGCCAAGCTGCGGCTCTATCCCGAGGAACGTGGCCTGCAGGGGTTGGGGCTCGCGGCGGGGATCGGCACCGGCAGCGCGCGGCGCGAAGCGGCGTACTGCGCCGAGCGCATTGCGCGCGATGAGCGCTGCCGCCTCACCGAACACGCACCCACCTTTTCGGTGGAAGGCCACTATCAGTGGCTGTTAGGCACGAAGCGCTCCACGGCCATCACGATGGGTGGCGGCGTGAAGCGCTATTTCGTGAGCGATGCCAACGACTACGGCATCCAGCGGATCCTGCCCACGGTGCGGGTCACCGTGGGCTATGCCTTCCGATAACGCGCCTTACTTGAGCTTGAACGACACGCCGGCGTTGAGCACCGCGTCGCCGGCGCCGATGTCGGCGTAGACGGCCATCTTCGGCTGGAAGAAGTAGCGGCCGCCCGCGCGCGCAGACAGATAGAGCGCGCTGTTCGAGCAATAGTCGAAGGAACCCTGCGGCGAATTGTACGAGCAGTTGATGATCTGGTAGCCCAGACCCAGCCCAATGAATGCGTCGAGCTTCTTGTTCGGGAGCTTGAAATGGTAGTTCGCCGTGCCCACGATCGGCAGCACCTTCACCGACCACGAAATCGACGGCACCCGATCGTTGTACGAGTAGTAGTTCGCGCCGACCATGATGCCGAGCGTGCCGCCGCCGAAGTCCGGCAGATCCTTGATGATCTTTTCGTAGCGCGCGCCCGGCGCGAGCGCGCCGCCCGTATTGCCCAGGCCGACCACGGCGCTGAAATCCGAATAGCCCTTGGCGAGCTGCGCCTGCGCCGTGGATGCTCCCACGAACAGGAGCGTGGCCGACGCGGCGAGCGCGAACAGTTTGCGCATGATCCGTTCCTCGTGAAGATGGAGGGGGTGTGAGGTGACGCTGATTTAACACGCCGTCGCCAACCCCGACAGTCTCACGTCATGGCAATGCGCACGCGCGGGTCAGATTACCGGCTCGTTGCGTATCGCATGGCGGCGTTACGCGATCGCGAGCAGCGCAGCGACCTCATCCAGATGATGCACGATGGCATGCGCCCCGGCGGCGCGCAGCATGTCCGGCGAAGCAAGCTCAGCGTATCCGATCACGCGCATCCCGGCGGCGGCGGCACCCTGCACGCCCAGCACACTGTCTTCGACGACGACGGTGCATGCCGGATCGAGGTGCAGCGCGCGGGCTGCATGCAGAAACACATCCGGCGCCGGCTTGGGGCGGCCCACCTCGAGACTGGAGAAGCGGCGCCCTTCGAAGCGCGGGGCCAGTCCCGTGGTGCCGAGGGTGGTGCTCATCTTGGCCTGCTCACCGTTCGATGCCACCGCGTAGGGGATGCCCGCCGCGTCGAGCGTATCGAGCAGCGCGACGATGCCCGGCACTGCTACGACTTCGTTGGCGAGCGCGATGGCGGTAAGCCGATGAAAGTCGGGGAGCAGCGTGTCGGGGGGCGTACGCCCCAGGCGTTCGGCGACGATCTCCAGACAGCGCGCCATCGAGTTGCCCATGTACGTCGCGAGCGACTGCTCGGTGGTCGTGGGCAAGCCGATGTTGGTCAGCAGACCGGCCCAGACGCGATTGGTGATGCGCTCACTGTCCACCAGGACGCCATCGCAATCGAAGATGACGCCCTGCAGCCCTTCGACGAGTGCCGGCATTACGCGTGGGGCGTGTCGCGCAGATCGGGCGCGTTGCCCAGCGCCGGCGGCGCACTGCCCAGGCTCGCGCGCGCCTGCTCGATCTGCGCGCGGACCGCCTCCGGCCCGGTGCCACCGGCGATGTTGCGCGCCGCGAGGCTCGCCTCGGCGCCCAGCGCATCGCGCGCATCGCTGCCAAAGAGCGCATGCGCCTTGGTGAACGCGTCGGCGGGCAGCTCCGTCATCTCGATGTTCGCTTCTTCGGCCTGCCGCACGAGCGAGCCCACCGCGCCGTGCGCTTCGCGGAAGGTGGCACCCTTCTTCACGAGATAGTCGGCCAGATCGGTCGCCATCATGGCGCTCGACACCGCCGCGCGCATCCTGGCCCGATCGAAGCGCAGCTCACTCACCGCGCCGGCCATCGCCGGCAGCACGAGGTTGAGCAGATCGACCGCATTGAAGAGCGCACGCTTGTCGTCCTGCAGATCCTTGCTGTAGCCGCTCGGCAGCCCCTTGATGGTGCCGAGGATCGACACGAGATCACCAAGGACGCGCGCGCCGCTGCCGCGCGCGAGTTCGAAGACATCGGGATTGCGCTTCTGCGGCATCATGCTGCTGCCGGTGGAGAAGCCGTCGCCGAACTTCACGAAGCCGAACTCGCCCGAGCCGTAGATGATGAGATCTTCGGCGATGCGCGAGCAGTGCACGGCGATCATGGTGCACACGAAGACCGCTTCGGCCACGAAGTCGCGGTCACCAGTGGCGTCGATGGAGTTGGGCGAGATCGCATGGAAGCCCAGCTCTTCCTTGAGCAGCACGCGCGAGACGGGGAACGCCGAGCCGGCAATGGCGCCCGACCCCAGCGGCAACGTGGCCGCCCCGCGCGCCGCGTTGGTGAGCCGCGTGCGATCGCGATCGAGCGGCCAGAAGTGCGCGAGCAACCAGTGCGCGCCACTCACGGGCTGGGCGCGCTGCAGATGCGTGTACGCCGGGAGAATGGCATCGGCGATCGACTCGGCCTGCGTGAGCAGCGCGCGCTGCAGTTCGCGAATGGCGCCATCGAGCTTGCGGAGCGCGTCCATCGTCCAGAGCCGCGTGCCGGTCGCCACCTGATCGTTGCGCGAGCGTCCGGTGTGCAGCTTGCTCGCGACGGTCCCCGCCTCCTCATGGAGCAGGCGGTCGATCATGGTATGAATGTCCTCGTCCGTCGCCACCGGCTGCGCCCCGTCGGCGATGCGCTGCGCGACCCGCTCGAGCCCCTGCCGCAGCGCGTCGCTCTCCTCGCGCGTCAGGACTCCCGCCTCGCCCAACGCGAGCGCCCACGCCTGCGAGAGCCGCACGTCATGCGGCCAGAGGCGGAAGTCGGTGCCGATGCTGCGATTGATGGCGTCGAGGAGCGGATGGGGACCGCTGGCGAAGCGGCCGCCCCAGAGCTTGTGCGTGTTGGGATCGTTGGACATGGGAGGGGAATCTATTGGGTTCCGACTTCCGACCTCGGAATCGGAGGTCGGTTGTCGGACAACTATGGACGGTCGGAGTCGGGATTCTTGTCGGACAATCGGGGTCGGCTTGCCGGGGGCTGGAGCCTGCTGCGCTCCGGGGGGCGGAGTGCCCTGGCTCGGCGCTTTGCGCCTTGCTCGGGCGGTCGGAGGTCTGGACAGGCGGAGCGCAGCACGCGCTCGCCCCGGGCAAGCCGACCCCCACCTCCGAGCCCGATCCCGATTCCCACTGTCCATAGTTGTCCGACAACCGACCTCCGATGCCGACGTCGGACGTTGGAAGTGGGCTCAACGCTCGATATACGCCTTCAGCTTCCGCACCACCCGCTCTCTCCCATCCGTCGACCGGCAGATAATGAGCACCGTGTCATCGCCCGCGATCGTGCCCGCCACATCGGGCCACTCGAGCTGATCGAGCACTTCGGCGACCGGTTGGGCCCCGCTTTTCATCGTGCGGGCCACCACGAGCACCTGCACGCCCTCCACGCCGACGAGGAGTTCGGGGAGCATGCGCTCAAGCCTCGCGAGCGCGACATCGCTGGTGCCGTTCTCGGGGAAGGCGTAGCGCGCGCCGCCGTGGCCGTCGGGGATGCGGGCGACGCGCAGTTCGCGGAGGTCGCGGGAGAGGGTGCTCTGCGTGACGTCCCAGCCGCGTCGGTGGAGCTGCTGGCGCAGCGCCTCCTGGCTCGCCACGGCGTGCGTCGAGATGACGTCGCGGATGGCGTGGTGGCGTTCCTGTTTGTCGGACACAAAAAAGCTCCGGAAGAAAACGGTATCACGGCGCTGAGCCAATTGACACCGCAGGTATGCAAAATTATGCATTAATAGTGCATACTCTCCCGTATCCGATGCAACCGTCTTCCGCTTCATCGAACGTGCCCGAATCCGCCCCATCGCCCCGCTATCGCGTGGGGGTGCTGGGCGCGTCCGGCTATTCCGGCCGCGAGCTGTGCACCCTGATCGCGGGGCATCCGCAGCTCGAGCTGGCCTTCGCCACCGCCAACACCCAGCGCGGTGGTACGCTGCGGGTGCGGGCGGCGGGCGTCATGCATGACATCCCGCTGATTGCCCCCGAAGCCGCCGATCTCGCGGGGGTCGATCTGGTCTTCGCGGCGCTGCCGCATGGGGCGAGCGCGGAGTGGGTCGCCAAGGTCATCGCGGCCGGCTCGCGGGTGGTGGACCTCTCGAGCGATCTGCGCCCCGGGCACGGCGGCGTGTCGCATGCTCTGCCTGAGGGTGTGCCGGCCGACGCTCCCTATGGAATGCCGGAGCTCTTCCGCGAGCAGGTGGTGGGCGCGCGCGTGGTGGCCAACCCGGGGTGCTATGCCACGAGCATCCTCGTGGCCCTCGCGCCGCTCGCCAAGGCGGGGCTCATCGCGCCGGGCGCCACGGTGAACATCGCGGCGAGCAGCGGCGTGAGTGGCGCCGGCGCGAGCCCCAAGCTCGAGCTGCTCTTCGCCGAGATCACCGAAGACTTCCGTGCGTACGGCGTGGGGAACGCGCATCGCCATCTGTTCGAGATGCGCGATACGCTGGCCAAGCTGGGCGCCGACTGCGATCTGCTCTTCACGCCGCATCTGCTGCCGGTGGATCGTGGCATCCTGAGCACGATCACGGTGCCGCTCACGCGCCCGCTCGCCGATGCGCTCGAGCCCTATCGCGCGGCGTATGCCGATGAGCCCTTCGTGGAGCTCACCACCGCGCTGCCGGCGCTGGCCGACGTGCAGCATCGCAATGTGGTGCGCATCGGGGCGGTGCTCCCCACCGGCATGCGGCAGCCCACGCTGCTGGTGTTCAGCGCGATAGACAATCTGGTGAAGGGCGCCGCCGGGCAGGCGGTGCAGAACGCCAACCTGATGCTTGGTCTCCCCGAGACCGCGGGACTCCAGCAGTGATGGTCACGCCATGATCGCGTTGAGCTCGGCCCCCAAGATCGTCGTCAAGCTCGGCGGGCGTACGCAGAACGATCCGGCGCTCCCCGCCGCGCTCGCGCAGCTGTGGAAGGCTACGGCGCAGCGCGCGGTGGTCGTGCATGGCGGTGGCGATCAGATCAGCGCGCTGCAGCGGCTGCGCGGCGAAGAGCCGGTGTTCATTGGCGGCCGCCGCGTCACCACCGATACGGCGCTCGAGCTGGTGCGCATGGTGCTGAGCGGGCTCGCCAACAAGCAGCTCGTGTCGGCGCTGGTGGCGCAGGGTGCGCCGGCGGTGGGGATCAGCGGCGAGGACGCCGGTCTGCTGCGCGCGACGCCGATTGATCAGGCCACCTTTGGCTGGTCGGGCACTCCACAGGCGGTCGATCCGCGGGTGGCGCAGGCGTTGCTGGCGGCGGGGTTCTATCCGGTGATCTCGCCGGTGGCCGCGCGCGAAGATGCCACGCTGAGCGGTGCGTACAACGTGAACGGTGACGACGCCGCGGCGGCGATTGCTGCGGCGCTCGGCGCCGACGAACTGTTTCTGATGGCCGATGTGCCCGGTGTGCTCGATGCGGAGAAGGCGCTCATTCCGCAGCTCACGCTCGACGAGGCCCGGGAGATGGTGGCCAGTGGAGTGGCTGGTGGCGGCATGGCCGCCAAGTTGGACGCCTGCGCCACGGCGCTGGCGGGTGGGGTGTCTCGCGTGCGGATCGGAGATCTCGCCGCACTCACGGTCCCCGAGGCGGGGACTCATTTGATCGCTTCTCGTTCCAGGTAGCTGCCATGTCCACGACGATGACTTCGCCCGCTTCCACGACCGCGTTCACGCCCACGGCTCCGGCCGCCGCGACGACGCCGGCCACGCTGCCCGCCATTCTGGGCACGTACAAGCGACAGGCGCCGCTCTTCGTGCGAGGCGAGGGCGTCTATATGTACGACGAATCGGGGAAGGCGTATCTCGACTTCGTCGCCGGCATCGCCGTCTCGAGCCTGGGGCACGCCGACGCGGGGGTGATGAACGCCCTGCAGGAAGCGATGGCCACGGGGCTCATCCACACCTCGAACCTGTATCGCACGGCGCCGGGCGAGGCGCTGGCGCAGTGGCTGGTGAGCCACTCGTTCGCGTCGAGCGTGTTCTTCGCCAACTCGGGCGCCGAGGCCAACGAAGGCGCCTTCAAGTTCGCCCGCCGCTGGGCGCGCAGCACAGGGCACGAGTCGAAGCACGAGATCATCGCCGTGCGTGGCTCGTTCCACGGCCGCATGCCAGGCACGCTCGCGGCCACCGACCGCCCGAGCTATCGCCTGCCGTTCCGCCCGCTCATGGGCGGTGTGCGCATCGTGGAACGGGACCTGACCGAACTGCGCGCGGTGCTCGACCCGGAGACGGCGGCGGCGGTGATCGTCGAGCCGATCCAGGGCGAAGGCGGCGTGCGTGTCCTGGATCCGGAATTCCTGCGCGGCCTGCGCAAGCTCACGCAGGAGCGGAACGTGCTCCTCATTCTCGACGAGATCCAGTGCGGGCTCGGCCGCACGGGCTCGTTCTTCGCCTACGAGCAGCTGGGCTTCGAACCGGATCTGCTCACGATCGCCAAGCCGCTCGCGAACGGCCTGCCGATGGGCGCGATCCTGGTGAACGACGCCGTGGCGCGTGTGATGCAGCCGGGCGATCACGGGACGACGTTCGGCGGCGGCCCGCTGCTCGCGCACGTGGCGCACCACGTGGTGCAGCGCCTGAGCGAGCCGGCGCTGCTGCAGCACGTCCGCGAGACGGGCGCGTGGTTCGGCGCGCAGCTCGAGGCGATCGCGGCGCGCACCGGCGCGGTGCGTCAGGTGCGCGGCACGGGGCTCATGTGGGGCATGGACGTCCACGAGCCGGCGGCGGCGATCATCGGCCGCGCCTTCGAGCGCGGGCTGCTGATGGTGAGCGCGGGTGAGCACACGCTCCGCTTCCTGCCGCCGCTCGTCATCACGAAGGACGAACTCGCGAAGGGGCTCGAGATTCTCGAGGCGGCGCTCAAGGCGTAAGCACGCGCTTCCGCCGGCTCGCGGTCACATGCGCGAACGGTTCGCGAATCCGGCGAATCGTTCGCGCTTGACATTTGCGCTTGCAGTTTGCGTGCGCCGTTCCAATATTCCTCCATCCTTCACGTGCCTCCGTGAACGGTGCGGTGCATCCACGCGGTTCATATCGCGTGTGGCCCGCGAAGCGCACCAGCCCGCGTGGCTCGATCACCGGCGGTGTTGGCCCTGTCCTGGTACATCGATCCGGCGATGTACTCGAGGCCGGACAGGGCCGCCGGTGGTGCTGGCGCCTCGCGCCGCCCACTCGGTGATCCCAGAGGGCAGTTAAGTTTCGCCCATGCGTTCCCACGACTTTTCTCGTCGCGCGAGTCTCTCCGCGGCGCTCGTCGCGGCCATGGCCGCGCCCGCAGTCGCGCCTGTTGAGGCGCAGGTCGCTTCGGCCTCGACGCCGACGCTCGTTGTGCAGATCACCGTGGACCAGCTGCGCCCGGATTATCTGGACCGCTACAAGGACCAGTTCACCGGCGGGTTCGCGCGGCTGCTCAAGAACGGCGCGTTCTTCACCAACGCCTACCACGACCACGCCACGACCGAGACGGCGCCGGGGCATGCGACGCTGTGGAGCGGGCGCTATCCGGCGCACACGGGCGTCGTGCTCAACGAGATCGGCGTCGCCGACCCGCAGGCGCCGCTGCTCTTTGGGCGTGGCGGTGGGGCGAGCCCGTACCGCTTCCGCGGGTCGGCGCTCTTTGACTGGATCCGCACGCGCGACCAGTTCAGCAAGGCGCTGAGCGTGAGCCGCAAGGACCGCGGCGCCATTCTGCCGCTCGGGCGCGCCAAGCAGAATGTCTACTGGTACTCGCTCGAGGGGCGCTTCACCACGAGCCGCTAC is from Gemmatimonadaceae bacterium and encodes:
- the argB gene encoding acetylglutamate kinase; this encodes MIALSSAPKIVVKLGGRTQNDPALPAALAQLWKATAQRAVVVHGGGDQISALQRLRGEEPVFIGGRRVTTDTALELVRMVLSGLANKQLVSALVAQGAPAVGISGEDAGLLRATPIDQATFGWSGTPQAVDPRVAQALLAAGFYPVISPVAAREDATLSGAYNVNGDDAAAAIAAALGADELFLMADVPGVLDAEKALIPQLTLDEAREMVASGVAGGGMAAKLDACATALAGGVSRVRIGDLAALTVPEAGTHLIASRSR
- a CDS encoding HAD family phosphatase, translating into MPALVEGLQGVIFDCDGVLVDSERITNRVWAGLLTNIGLPTTTEQSLATYMGNSMARCLEIVAERLGRTPPDTLLPDFHRLTAIALANEVVAVPGIVALLDTLDAAGIPYAVASNGEQAKMSTTLGTTGLAPRFEGRRFSSLEVGRPKPAPDVFLHAARALHLDPACTVVVEDSVLGVQGAAAAGMRVIGYAELASPDMLRAAGAHAIVHHLDEVAALLAIA
- the argR gene encoding arginine repressor, whose translation is MSDKQERHHAIRDVISTHAVASQEALRQQLHRRGWDVTQSTLSRDLRELRVARIPDGHGGARYAFPENGTSDVALARLERMLPELLVGVEGVQVLVVARTMKSGAQPVAEVLDQLEWPDVAGTIAGDDTVLIICRSTDGRERVVRKLKAYIER
- a CDS encoding acetylornithine/succinylornithine family transaminase, giving the protein MTSPASTTAFTPTAPAAATTPATLPAILGTYKRQAPLFVRGEGVYMYDESGKAYLDFVAGIAVSSLGHADAGVMNALQEAMATGLIHTSNLYRTAPGEALAQWLVSHSFASSVFFANSGAEANEGAFKFARRWARSTGHESKHEIIAVRGSFHGRMPGTLAATDRPSYRLPFRPLMGGVRIVERDLTELRAVLDPETAAAVIVEPIQGEGGVRVLDPEFLRGLRKLTQERNVLLILDEIQCGLGRTGSFFAYEQLGFEPDLLTIAKPLANGLPMGAILVNDAVARVMQPGDHGTTFGGGPLLAHVAHHVVQRLSEPALLQHVRETGAWFGAQLEAIAARTGAVRQVRGTGLMWGMDVHEPAAAIIGRAFERGLLMVSAGEHTLRFLPPLVITKDELAKGLEILEAALKA
- the argC gene encoding N-acetyl-gamma-glutamyl-phosphate reductase codes for the protein MPESAPSPRYRVGVLGASGYSGRELCTLIAGHPQLELAFATANTQRGGTLRVRAAGVMHDIPLIAPEAADLAGVDLVFAALPHGASAEWVAKVIAAGSRVVDLSSDLRPGHGGVSHALPEGVPADAPYGMPELFREQVVGARVVANPGCYATSILVALAPLAKAGLIAPGATVNIAASSGVSGAGASPKLELLFAEITEDFRAYGVGNAHRHLFEMRDTLAKLGADCDLLFTPHLLPVDRGILSTITVPLTRPLADALEPYRAAYADEPFVELTTALPALADVQHRNVVRIGAVLPTGMRQPTLLVFSAIDNLVKGAAGQAVQNANLMLGLPETAGLQQ
- the argH gene encoding argininosuccinate lyase, producing MSNDPNTHKLWGGRFASGPHPLLDAINRSIGTDFRLWPHDVRLSQAWALALGEAGVLTREESDALRQGLERVAQRIADGAQPVATDEDIHTMIDRLLHEEAGTVASKLHTGRSRNDQVATGTRLWTMDALRKLDGAIRELQRALLTQAESIADAILPAYTHLQRAQPVSGAHWLLAHFWPLDRDRTRLTNAARGAATLPLGSGAIAGSAFPVSRVLLKEELGFHAISPNSIDATGDRDFVAEAVFVCTMIAVHCSRIAEDLIIYGSGEFGFVKFGDGFSTGSSMMPQKRNPDVFELARGSGARVLGDLVSILGTIKGLPSGYSKDLQDDKRALFNAVDLLNLVLPAMAGAVSELRFDRARMRAAVSSAMMATDLADYLVKKGATFREAHGAVGSLVRQAEEANIEMTELPADAFTKAHALFGSDARDALGAEASLAARNIAGGTGPEAVRAQIEQARASLGSAPPALGNAPDLRDTPHA